The following proteins are co-located in the Pyrobaculum calidifontis JCM 11548 genome:
- a CDS encoding zinc ribbon domain-containing protein has protein sequence MCPKCGGKMEEVGHRRMRCTVCGFEAGRDVVAVLNIERRAREVLGNPAFSPLAILTPS, from the coding sequence ATGTGCCCCAAATGCGGCGGGAAGATGGAAGAAGTAGGGCATAGGCGGATGAGGTGCACGGTCTGCGGCTTCGAAGCCGGAAGAGACGTCGTCGCCGTGTTAAACATCGAAAGGAGGGCCCGCGAGGTGTTGGGTAACCCCGCTTTTTCCCCACTGGCGATCTTAACGCCGAGCTAA
- a CDS encoding helix-turn-helix transcriptional regulator: MYVKLTDTERRVAELYSKGLRPREIAEALGISINTVYKALSKARRAYSVAEEAPASLPLSASFSVNVYLYPPASFQPVAVSSSGAVAIYDAYDAIMKKLEKILSLLEGRQEAPRRWPVREEPRPQREEVRLGGDGHMPEPLRRNVWISIIRNKAT; encoded by the coding sequence ATGTACGTGAAGCTCACTGACACGGAGAGGAGAGTGGCGGAGCTGTACTCCAAGGGGCTTAGGCCAAGGGAGATCGCGGAGGCGCTGGGGATCTCCATAAACACGGTTTACAAGGCCTTGTCAAAGGCCCGCAGGGCTTACTCCGTAGCCGAGGAAGCGCCTGCCTCACTTCCGCTCTCTGCCTCCTTCTCTGTAAACGTGTACCTCTACCCACCAGCCTCTTTTCAGCCCGTGGCCGTGTCTTCCAGCGGCGCCGTGGCCATATACGACGCTTATGACGCCATAATGAAAAAGCTTGAGAAGATTCTGTCTCTCCTAGAGGGGCGGCAAGAGGCGCCGCGCCGGTGGCCGGTGCGCGAGGAGCCTCGTCCACAGCGCGAAGAGGTCCGCCTCGGCGGAGACGGCCACATGCCGGAGCCTCTTAGGCGAAACGTGTGGATTTCCATTATTAGAAACAAGGCTACTTAG
- the amrS gene encoding AmmeMemoRadiSam system radical SAM enzyme translates to MEAVLSKALPDGRIECTACARRCRLREGQTGFCGVRSVRGGKLRLDVYGLISAIAVDPIEKKPLTHFYPGALVLSFSTFGCNWACQYCQNFEISQRRKAEGFEVTPELLVKLAESYGAHGITYTYNEPTIFIEFAHDVGVLARSRGLFNTFVTNGYMTPEAVKYASEFLDAATVDFKGNADEKFLRRYVYVPDAEPIFETLAEMKRHGIWVEVTDLVVPRVGDDLEKARRLVRRVIDILGPDVPIHFLRFHPDYKMMNLPPTPVETLEKHVEVAKEEGARFAYVGNVPGHKYEHTYCPECGNVVIKRRGFDILEINLVERGGEYRCKFCGAKIPIRGKIMPTWRDEFRFVYVPINAFARYVKRA, encoded by the coding sequence GTGGAGGCTGTGTTGAGCAAGGCGTTGCCCGACGGCCGTATAGAGTGTACAGCTTGTGCTAGGCGGTGTAGGCTGAGGGAGGGCCAGACCGGCTTCTGTGGCGTGAGGAGCGTCAGAGGAGGCAAGCTGCGGCTCGACGTCTACGGCTTAATTTCGGCCATAGCGGTGGATCCGATCGAGAAAAAGCCACTCACCCACTTCTACCCAGGCGCCCTTGTCCTTTCGTTTTCAACATTCGGCTGCAACTGGGCGTGCCAGTACTGTCAAAATTTTGAGATTAGCCAGAGGAGGAAGGCCGAGGGGTTTGAGGTAACGCCTGAGCTCCTTGTCAAATTGGCCGAGAGCTACGGGGCGCACGGCATAACGTACACGTACAACGAGCCCACAATCTTCATCGAGTTTGCCCACGACGTAGGAGTATTGGCCAGGTCTAGGGGCCTTTTCAACACCTTTGTGACAAATGGGTATATGACCCCCGAGGCTGTGAAATACGCAAGCGAGTTCCTAGACGCGGCCACTGTGGACTTCAAGGGGAATGCTGACGAGAAGTTCCTAAGGCGCTACGTCTATGTCCCAGACGCCGAGCCGATATTCGAGACGTTGGCAGAGATGAAGCGGCATGGGATTTGGGTAGAGGTCACAGACCTCGTGGTGCCCCGCGTCGGCGACGACTTAGAAAAGGCGAGGAGACTCGTGAGGAGAGTCATAGACATCCTAGGCCCCGACGTCCCCATACACTTCCTCCGCTTCCACCCAGACTACAAGATGATGAACCTCCCGCCCACGCCGGTGGAGACCTTGGAGAAACACGTGGAGGTGGCCAAGGAGGAGGGGGCCCGCTTTGCTTACGTGGGGAACGTCCCCGGCCACAAGTACGAGCACACCTACTGCCCCGAGTGTGGAAACGTGGTGATCAAGAGGAGGGGGTTCGACATCCTTGAGATAAACCTCGTCGAGAGGGGCGGGGAGTATAGGTGCAAGTTCTGCGGCGCCAAGATACCCATCAGGGGGAAGATCATGCCCACGTGGAGAGACGAGTTTAGGTTTGTCTACGTCCCCATAAACGCCTTCGCGCGGTATGTGAAACGGGCTTAA
- the hsp20 gene encoding archaeal heat shock protein Hsp20 — translation MSIFDEFERFMRRWQKFFEEIERQIEEDFRRLTAEPATRGAGRPRYYYYGFEITMGPDGRPVVREFGNVRRRADAEKIEVVDEIDPLTDIVEEDDKIKVVVDMPGVEKEDIKLYISEDGKTLTIDAKGKDRKYHKEIRLPAAVDPNKAKATYKNGVLSVELEKTEKRKKGFEIKIE, via the coding sequence ATGTCAATTTTCGACGAGTTTGAGAGATTTATGAGGAGGTGGCAGAAGTTCTTCGAGGAAATAGAGAGACAGATTGAGGAAGACTTCCGGAGGCTTACAGCGGAGCCGGCCACAAGGGGCGCGGGGAGGCCTAGGTACTACTACTACGGCTTTGAAATTACGATGGGCCCCGATGGGAGGCCCGTGGTAAGAGAATTTGGGAACGTCAGGAGGAGAGCCGACGCCGAGAAGATAGAGGTTGTAGACGAGATAGACCCCCTCACCGACATAGTTGAGGAAGACGACAAGATAAAAGTGGTGGTCGACATGCCCGGCGTGGAGAAGGAGGACATAAAGCTGTACATAAGCGAAGACGGGAAAACGCTAACCATAGACGCGAAAGGCAAAGACAGGAAGTACCACAAGGAGATTAGGCTACCCGCCGCAGTTGACCCCAACAAGGCAAAAGCCACCTATAAAAACGGCGTGCTGTCCGTGGAGCTGGAGAAGACCGAGAAGAGAAAAAAGGGATTTGAGATTAAGATAGAGTAG
- a CDS encoding redox-regulated ATPase YchF, which produces MVTQTRVQVGIVGKPNAGKSTFFAAATLKDVKISPVPFTTIDPNVGIGYARVDDCPCAKIKCNPRSYMVIDGVCYAPVELIDVAGLVPGAWQGRGLGNQFLDHLRRAPVLLHIVDASGSTDEEGRVVKPGSHDPVRDVEFLEREVDMWIASIVKRDWDKTVRLVEFSKKNIAEVLSERLGGLGIGRVEVEKALEGAGLAKKPPSKWAEEDFYNFSRLARSLSKPIVIVANKVDLPEGEEGYKRLREVYLNRIIVPASAEAELALRKAAERGLVKYKPGDPHFEVVGTLTPQQRAALEKIAEVMKKWGGTGVVQAINAAVFNALKYVAVYPVEDERRMSDKAGNVLPDLLLVPHSYTARDVAYAIHTELGERFIAAIDVRTGKRLAADEPVSHGLVLKILAK; this is translated from the coding sequence GTGGTCACGCAGACACGCGTTCAAGTGGGAATCGTGGGAAAGCCAAACGCTGGCAAGTCGACGTTCTTCGCCGCGGCGACTCTGAAAGACGTCAAAATCTCGCCTGTGCCCTTTACCACTATCGACCCCAACGTGGGCATCGGCTACGCGCGCGTCGACGACTGTCCCTGTGCAAAAATCAAGTGCAACCCGAGGAGCTACATGGTCATCGACGGCGTGTGCTACGCCCCTGTAGAGCTCATAGACGTCGCAGGCCTGGTTCCGGGCGCTTGGCAGGGCAGGGGGCTTGGAAACCAGTTTTTAGACCACTTGAGGAGGGCCCCCGTGCTCTTACACATAGTAGACGCCTCAGGCTCCACCGATGAGGAGGGCAGAGTAGTTAAGCCTGGGAGCCACGACCCAGTCAGAGACGTGGAGTTTCTAGAGAGGGAGGTCGACATGTGGATCGCCTCTATCGTCAAGAGGGATTGGGACAAGACTGTGAGACTTGTGGAATTCAGCAAGAAGAACATAGCGGAGGTCTTGTCGGAGAGGTTGGGCGGCCTGGGCATTGGACGCGTGGAAGTGGAGAAGGCGCTGGAGGGGGCCGGTTTGGCCAAAAAGCCGCCTAGCAAGTGGGCCGAGGAGGACTTCTACAACTTCAGCCGCCTCGCCCGCTCCCTGAGCAAGCCCATAGTAATTGTGGCTAACAAGGTGGACCTCCCAGAGGGGGAGGAGGGGTACAAGAGGTTGAGAGAGGTTTACCTAAACCGCATAATAGTCCCGGCCTCCGCCGAGGCTGAGTTGGCCCTGCGAAAGGCCGCGGAGCGCGGCCTTGTGAAATATAAGCCGGGCGACCCCCACTTCGAGGTAGTCGGGACGTTGACGCCTCAGCAGAGGGCCGCCCTTGAGAAAATTGCAGAAGTCATGAAGAAGTGGGGCGGCACCGGCGTTGTGCAGGCAATAAACGCAGCAGTTTTCAACGCGCTCAAATACGTGGCCGTCTACCCCGTGGAAGACGAGAGGAGGATGAGCGACAAGGCGGGCAACGTGCTCCCGGACCTCCTCCTAGTTCCACACAGCTACACAGCCAGAGACGTGGCCTATGCAATCCACACGGAGCTGGGCGAGAGGTTTATAGCCGCCATCGACGTTAGGACTGGGAAAAGGCTAGCCGCGGACGAGCCGGTGAGCCACGGCCTTGTGCTGAAAATCTTGGCTAAGTAG
- a CDS encoding CBS domain-containing protein — MLTREELEKLAEKRVPQFVRDVVEHPPFRVTVNTTLETLAAYLRKFPVDVVPVFKSVFSDEVAGVVYPHTALLLKSKKLDAKVGEFLNQPLVVKESWRIENVAEMLISESKWGAVVVDEEGKFVGVVSLRGLLSALLLREPKAKSVAAVYTSIDEKKPRVGFVKAIEKVSKIFHKLVGGEVDGYVVLNREGGAAGILTVWNFLKSRRWFRGSGEPRAIFGTRVTRGESKPRGVARVWRIMSRGVAVANPDTPITDVARYMATFGIYVVPVVDRNGKVIGAVTAWDVLHAYLYGPKEGREDVEVKTAVEVPVSKPSMEAVIRLKPVKHVTGLRARDVMLSDVPMVNVRDPLSSIRKAFLRSKSGILAVVDDSGKVVGFITRRDFMSYIAEKSLGYWRRQKGKLLVLREEALPGEQAKLAVEEGTAGDLAKSEYPTVSESATLEEVAYKMLAAGTDYVVVIDSAGQPIGVVTKDELVKAYKERGRSVKVGELMTPADVAAVNPFSSLMSTTRKINAFELDGVVVVEGGNIMGVVTVDDLALRPVEETLRGERVVYFTKSGVLRKATTGLSRLRYSKVGTLTALDVSRPVDHVANVNADVKEVLDKLVEQGVVPVVDEQGRLVGVLNKMDIVKDLARVYVTYAMPEKLAEVKQVEERA; from the coding sequence GTGTTAACTAGGGAGGAGTTGGAAAAACTTGCCGAGAAGAGGGTCCCTCAGTTTGTTAGAGATGTTGTGGAACACCCGCCGTTTAGAGTTACTGTGAACACCACGCTTGAGACGCTTGCAGCGTATCTAAGGAAATTCCCCGTGGACGTGGTCCCGGTGTTCAAGTCCGTGTTCTCCGACGAGGTCGCAGGGGTTGTGTATCCACACACGGCGCTTCTTCTTAAGAGCAAGAAGCTCGACGCCAAGGTGGGGGAGTTTTTGAATCAGCCGCTTGTGGTTAAGGAGAGCTGGAGAATTGAGAACGTGGCCGAGATGTTGATAAGCGAGAGCAAGTGGGGCGCCGTCGTAGTAGACGAAGAGGGGAAGTTCGTGGGCGTGGTGTCGCTGAGAGGCCTACTCTCAGCCTTACTTCTGAGGGAGCCGAAGGCCAAGTCCGTCGCCGCGGTATACACGTCGATCGACGAGAAAAAGCCGAGAGTAGGCTTTGTTAAAGCGATAGAGAAGGTGTCTAAGATCTTCCACAAGCTTGTGGGCGGGGAAGTGGACGGCTATGTGGTGTTGAACAGGGAGGGGGGAGCCGCTGGAATATTGACGGTGTGGAATTTCTTGAAGAGTCGGAGGTGGTTTAGGGGATCTGGGGAGCCGCGCGCCATCTTTGGCACGCGGGTTACGAGGGGCGAGAGCAAGCCCAGGGGGGTGGCCAGAGTCTGGAGAATTATGTCCAGGGGGGTCGCCGTGGCGAACCCCGATACTCCCATCACCGACGTGGCCAGGTACATGGCCACCTTCGGAATATACGTAGTGCCCGTCGTAGATAGAAATGGCAAAGTCATAGGCGCGGTCACCGCGTGGGACGTCCTCCACGCGTACCTATACGGCCCCAAGGAGGGGCGCGAAGACGTAGAGGTGAAGACAGCTGTGGAAGTCCCCGTGAGTAAGCCAAGCATGGAGGCCGTCATTAGGTTAAAGCCTGTGAAACACGTGACTGGGCTTAGGGCGCGCGACGTCATGTTGAGCGACGTGCCGATGGTAAACGTGAGAGACCCCCTGTCGAGTATTAGGAAGGCGTTCCTAAGGTCGAAGAGCGGGATCCTCGCGGTAGTGGACGACAGCGGGAAAGTGGTTGGGTTTATAACTAGGAGAGACTTTATGTCGTACATCGCAGAGAAGTCCTTGGGGTACTGGAGGAGGCAGAAGGGAAAACTCCTAGTTCTCAGGGAAGAGGCTCTGCCAGGCGAGCAGGCCAAGTTGGCGGTTGAGGAGGGCACAGCTGGCGACTTGGCCAAGTCTGAGTACCCCACGGTTTCTGAGAGCGCGACGCTGGAGGAGGTGGCGTATAAGATGTTGGCCGCTGGGACAGACTACGTAGTTGTTATAGATAGCGCTGGGCAGCCCATCGGCGTTGTTACAAAAGACGAGCTAGTAAAGGCTTATAAGGAGCGTGGGAGAAGCGTCAAGGTAGGGGAGCTCATGACACCCGCCGACGTGGCGGCGGTAAACCCATTCTCAAGCCTCATGTCAACAACTAGGAAGATAAACGCCTTTGAGCTCGACGGAGTTGTAGTCGTCGAAGGCGGCAACATAATGGGGGTAGTCACGGTGGACGACTTGGCCTTGAGGCCCGTGGAGGAGACTTTGAGAGGAGAGAGGGTAGTGTATTTCACAAAGTCGGGAGTTCTGCGAAAAGCAACAACCGGCCTGTCTAGGCTTAGGTACTCTAAGGTGGGCACCTTAACCGCGCTCGACGTGTCTAGGCCAGTGGATCACGTCGCCAATGTCAATGCAGATGTGAAAGAGGTCCTCGACAAACTCGTGGAGCAGGGCGTTGTCCCAGTGGTAGACGAGCAAGGCCGGCTAGTCGGCGTGTTGAATAAGATGGACATAGTGAAAGACTTGGCCAGGGTGTATGTGACATACGCGATGCCCGAGAAGCTGGCCGAAGTCAAGCAAGTAGAGGAGCGGGCCTAG
- a CDS encoding SPOUT family RNA methylase, with the protein MDLIIKTRRGFEKLAASYIKELVGEGAEVLPAPSGYLGIVVVKGLGEGKWKIAELIAEKVLEADRILVVEEVVKADIAEIEKAAVEVAKRYISPGDTFAIRTTRRGTHPFTSIDVNVRVGAAVKEATGAEVDLEEPAKPLYVEIFQDVAAVCVPATREYRKLRRDKPLTLNALRKVAIGQMVYEGDDEAVKKMGERIGRAAQTFEVAELAILLHKQIPARTLRVFLEAVEAGVESRYQIQTRSYGRPVHKVPISVYELYQYVRSRAGEPLIVTDPKGDYVTAVKERLAQLFARERVNVLIGAREGIPPGIYRFADVVVDLIPEVTIATDFVIPSLMIAFTTALEEAGALPRYAGKRVKHK; encoded by the coding sequence GTGGACCTAATAATTAAGACAAGGAGAGGATTTGAGAAACTGGCGGCGTCATACATAAAAGAGCTGGTAGGCGAGGGTGCTGAGGTGTTGCCAGCGCCGAGCGGGTACTTAGGCATAGTGGTCGTAAAAGGCCTCGGCGAGGGGAAGTGGAAAATCGCCGAGCTAATAGCCGAAAAGGTGCTCGAGGCGGACAGAATTCTCGTGGTAGAGGAAGTTGTCAAGGCGGACATCGCCGAGATTGAGAAGGCGGCTGTGGAAGTGGCCAAGCGGTATATCTCGCCTGGCGACACCTTCGCCATTAGGACCACCAGGAGGGGTACGCACCCCTTTACGTCAATTGACGTAAATGTAAGAGTGGGCGCCGCGGTCAAGGAGGCCACGGGGGCCGAGGTCGACCTAGAGGAACCGGCGAAGCCTCTATACGTGGAAATATTTCAAGACGTAGCCGCAGTGTGCGTGCCAGCCACTAGAGAGTACAGAAAGTTGCGCAGAGACAAGCCCCTGACGCTCAACGCCCTGAGGAAAGTTGCCATTGGGCAAATGGTGTACGAGGGTGACGACGAGGCGGTGAAAAAGATGGGCGAGAGAATCGGAAGAGCGGCCCAGACCTTTGAAGTGGCAGAGCTGGCGATCCTTTTGCACAAGCAGATCCCCGCGAGGACGCTACGCGTCTTCCTCGAGGCCGTGGAGGCCGGCGTCGAGAGTAGATACCAAATACAGACGAGGAGCTACGGGAGGCCTGTTCACAAGGTCCCCATATCTGTCTACGAGCTCTACCAATACGTGAGAAGCAGGGCGGGCGAGCCGCTGATAGTCACAGACCCCAAAGGCGACTATGTAACAGCGGTGAAAGAGAGGCTAGCCCAGCTCTTCGCCCGTGAGAGAGTAAACGTCTTAATAGGCGCCAGAGAGGGCATACCCCCCGGCATATACCGATTCGCCGACGTGGTGGTAGACCTAATACCCGAGGTAACCATAGCCACAGACTTCGTAATCCCCTCCCTAATGATAGCCTTTACCACGGCCCTGGAGGAGGCAGGCGCCCTGCCGAGATATGCGGGAAAGCGGGTAAAACATAAATAG
- a CDS encoding DUF2258 domain-containing protein — MAWKLEENVQRDIEKAQESVELYGGHLLKAPNRYEIRTGVVIAARFADKLRRTAFAVFGGVVPKEEIVRATSELNKKIYERLVSMGVGKLDIVRISVEASVEGGRLIFGEPKIEWFVPHTEVEKRVKECEEKFAEVKQKIENLLKELSTLS, encoded by the coding sequence ATGGCGTGGAAGCTCGAAGAGAACGTACAGCGTGACATTGAGAAGGCTCAGGAGAGCGTGGAGCTGTACGGCGGCCACCTCTTAAAGGCCCCCAATAGGTACGAGATTAGGACGGGCGTGGTCATAGCGGCGAGGTTCGCCGACAAGCTTAGGAGGACTGCCTTCGCGGTATTCGGCGGCGTTGTTCCCAAGGAGGAGATTGTGAGAGCCACTTCTGAGCTCAATAAGAAGATCTACGAGCGCCTCGTCTCCATGGGGGTGGGCAAGCTCGACATTGTCCGCATATCTGTGGAGGCCAGCGTCGAGGGGGGCAGGCTAATCTTCGGCGAGCCAAAGATCGAGTGGTTTGTGCCACACACGGAGGTGGAGAAGAGGGTAAAGGAGTGCGAGGAAAAATTCGCCGAGGTTAAACAAAAAATTGAGAACTTGCTTAAGGAGCTTTCTACTCTATCTTAA
- a CDS encoding CDC48 family AAA ATPase translates to MSSEVILKVAEARSRDVGRSIVRLPVRIMRKLGVEPGDYVEVIGRKSAYAQVWPAYPEDEDKEIIRMDGIIRQNAGVGIGDTVKVRKVQLKPAQRVVLAPTEPVRVDPEYLKKQVLLGKPIARGQAIDVPFYGGAIRFVVVQVQPGPAAYVSIDTEVTVREEPVKEAELTIPKVTWEDIGDLEDAKQKIRELVELPLRHPELFKHLGIEPPKGILLIGPPGTGKTLLAKAVANEANAYFVAINGPEIMSKYYGESEARLREIFEEAKKNAPAIIFIDEIDAIAPKREEVTGEVEKRVVAQLLTLMDGLQERGQVIVIGATNRPDAVDPALRRPGRFDREIHIPMPDKRARREILAVHTRNMPLCTKADVESGVCKPGDEVDLDKIAEMTHGYTGADIAALAKEAAMSALRRAIENRLINVDQDVIPQETLSKLKVGMSDFLNAMKYVHPTVLREVIIEVPEVHWDDIGGYDSIKQELREIVEWPMKYRHYFDELGVEPPKGILLFGPPGVGKTLFAKAVATESGANFIAVRGPELLSKWVGESEKAVREVFKKARMAAPCVIFFDEIDSIAPARGTRLGDSGVTDRIVNQLLAEMDGIGTLKNVVVMAATNRPDILDPALLRPGRFDRVIYVPPPDFKARVEIFKVHTKKIKLADDVNIEELAKRTEGYTGADIAALVREAAMLALREVIREGKVKPVSMRHFEEALKRVPPSLTPEDIRRYEEMAKRVRRTIAGL, encoded by the coding sequence ATGTCTAGCGAGGTCATTCTAAAGGTAGCTGAGGCTAGGTCACGCGACGTTGGCCGAAGCATTGTGAGACTCCCCGTGAGAATAATGAGGAAGCTGGGGGTAGAGCCCGGGGACTACGTGGAGGTTATTGGGAGGAAGTCGGCCTATGCGCAAGTGTGGCCCGCCTACCCCGAGGACGAGGATAAGGAGATTATACGCATGGACGGCATCATTAGGCAAAACGCAGGCGTTGGCATAGGCGACACGGTGAAGGTGCGTAAGGTGCAGTTAAAGCCAGCCCAGAGGGTCGTCCTAGCGCCAACAGAGCCTGTGAGAGTAGACCCCGAGTACCTAAAGAAGCAAGTGCTACTTGGGAAACCAATAGCGCGGGGCCAAGCCATCGATGTGCCCTTCTACGGCGGTGCCATAAGATTTGTAGTTGTGCAGGTACAGCCGGGGCCAGCCGCTTACGTCTCCATAGACACAGAGGTTACGGTGAGAGAGGAGCCTGTAAAAGAGGCCGAGCTCACAATACCCAAGGTCACTTGGGAGGATATTGGTGATTTGGAGGATGCTAAGCAGAAGATTAGGGAGCTTGTGGAGCTTCCTCTTCGGCATCCTGAGCTTTTTAAGCACTTGGGGATTGAGCCGCCTAAGGGCATTCTGCTGATTGGGCCTCCTGGCACTGGGAAGACGCTTTTGGCCAAGGCCGTGGCCAACGAGGCTAACGCCTACTTCGTGGCCATTAACGGGCCTGAGATTATGTCCAAATACTACGGCGAGTCTGAGGCTAGGCTGAGAGAGATCTTCGAAGAGGCTAAGAAGAACGCCCCCGCAATCATCTTCATAGACGAGATCGACGCCATAGCGCCCAAGAGAGAGGAGGTGACCGGCGAAGTGGAGAAGAGAGTAGTGGCACAGCTCCTCACCCTAATGGACGGACTACAAGAAAGAGGACAGGTAATAGTCATAGGAGCCACAAACCGCCCAGACGCAGTAGACCCAGCGTTGAGAAGACCGGGAAGATTCGACAGAGAGATCCACATACCTATGCCGGACAAGAGGGCTAGGAGGGAGATATTGGCGGTGCACACTAGGAATATGCCTCTCTGTACCAAGGCCGATGTAGAAAGCGGCGTGTGCAAGCCCGGCGACGAGGTGGATTTAGATAAAATAGCCGAGATGACGCACGGCTACACTGGCGCAGATATAGCGGCGTTGGCAAAGGAGGCGGCCATGAGCGCGTTGAGGAGGGCTATTGAAAACCGCTTGATAAACGTGGACCAAGACGTAATTCCACAGGAGACGCTCAGCAAGCTGAAGGTGGGAATGTCGGACTTCTTAAACGCCATGAAGTACGTGCACCCGACGGTGCTGAGAGAGGTGATAATCGAAGTGCCAGAGGTCCACTGGGACGACATAGGGGGATACGACTCAATTAAGCAGGAGCTCAGGGAGATAGTGGAGTGGCCCATGAAGTATAGACACTACTTCGACGAGCTGGGCGTAGAGCCCCCCAAGGGCATACTGTTGTTCGGCCCACCCGGCGTTGGAAAAACCCTATTCGCCAAGGCGGTGGCTACCGAGTCTGGGGCCAACTTCATAGCGGTGAGGGGGCCAGAGCTGTTGTCCAAGTGGGTCGGCGAGTCGGAGAAGGCCGTCCGCGAGGTGTTTAAAAAGGCCAGGATGGCCGCGCCTTGCGTCATCTTCTTCGACGAGATAGACTCAATAGCGCCTGCCAGAGGCACGCGCCTCGGCGACTCTGGCGTGACGGACAGGATCGTAAACCAGCTCCTCGCCGAGATGGACGGCATAGGCACTCTGAAAAACGTGGTAGTCATGGCGGCCACCAATAGGCCCGACATATTAGACCCCGCGTTGCTGAGGCCCGGCAGATTTGACAGAGTGATATACGTCCCGCCGCCCGACTTCAAGGCCAGGGTAGAGATCTTCAAGGTTCACACGAAGAAGATAAAGCTGGCCGACGACGTCAACATAGAGGAGCTCGCCAAGAGGACTGAGGGCTACACTGGCGCAGACATAGCGGCGTTAGTGAGAGAGGCGGCCATGCTCGCCCTCCGGGAAGTCATCAGAGAGGGCAAAGTGAAGCCCGTCTCAATGAGGCACTTTGAGGAGGCCCTAAAGCGGGTGCCGCCGTCTCTCACACCTGAGGACATAAGGCGGTACGAGGAAATGGCAAAGAGAGTTAGGAGAACAATCGCCGGCCTCTAG
- a CDS encoding HIT family protein, protein MDCIFCKIVRGEAPAWKVYEDDKFVVILDKYPASFGHLLVVPKSHYVNVVDAPLDVATRGFEIAAKLAKAWAELGAKGVNIVTNAGREAGQVVFHFHIHVIPRWGGSLVWHGRDEIKESEAREVVEKLSKVLPKYFGRPIY, encoded by the coding sequence ATGGATTGTATCTTCTGCAAGATTGTCCGCGGGGAGGCGCCAGCGTGGAAAGTGTACGAGGATGACAAATTCGTAGTGATTCTAGACAAGTATCCGGCCTCCTTTGGCCACCTCCTGGTGGTGCCCAAGAGCCACTATGTGAATGTGGTAGATGCGCCGCTTGATGTGGCGACGCGCGGCTTTGAAATCGCCGCAAAGCTTGCCAAGGCCTGGGCCGAGCTGGGGGCAAAGGGGGTCAATATTGTGACAAACGCAGGGCGAGAGGCTGGGCAAGTGGTCTTCCACTTCCATATACATGTGATCCCCAGGTGGGGCGGCTCGCTTGTCTGGCATGGACGCGACGAGATCAAGGAGAGCGAGGCGAGGGAGGTGGTGGAAAAGCTTTCCAAAGTATTACCCAAGTATTTTGGGCGTCCAATTTATTAA
- a CDS encoding 30S ribosomal protein S11 produces the protein MSTAETPQQPQQQQKLRWGIAWIYSSSNNTIITITDLTGAETVARVSGGMVVRADKDKPSPWAAMQAAYKAAQLALARGINAVHIKVRGPGGYGMKVPGPGASAAIRALARSGLVIGRIEDVTPIPHDTIRPPSGRKGRRV, from the coding sequence ATGTCCACGGCAGAGACACCGCAACAGCCACAGCAACAACAAAAGCTCAGGTGGGGCATAGCGTGGATATACTCGTCGTCAAACAACACCATTATCACAATTACAGACCTCACAGGCGCCGAGACGGTGGCGCGGGTAAGCGGAGGCATGGTGGTACGCGCAGACAAAGACAAGCCGTCGCCCTGGGCCGCCATGCAGGCGGCGTACAAGGCGGCGCAACTAGCCCTCGCCAGGGGGATCAACGCAGTGCACATAAAGGTAAGAGGCCCCGGGGGCTACGGCATGAAGGTGCCCGGCCCCGGCGCCTCCGCCGCAATACGCGCCTTGGCTCGCTCCGGCTTAGTGATAGGCAGAATAGAGGACGTCACCCCCATACCGCACGACACTATTAGGCCCCCCAGCGGCCGCAAAGGCAGAAGAGTGTAA